In Halococcus agarilyticus, the DNA window GTCAACGCGGGTTCTCGCTCATCGCCGACGACGCTTCTTAGCCTTCGAACCCCTCGAAGTACCCACCGTGGAAACCGAATGGAATCGAATGCGGAACGATCGCGCGAGCGCGCTCCTCGAACGACTGGTCGTCGAGCGCGAGTAGCGCCGACTGCCCGTCGCCGGTGTCTATTTCACGCGTTCCTCGGTAGGGGACACATGACTGATCGGACGCGTCGCGTCATCATCGACACCGACACCGCGGGCGACGACACCCAGGCACTCTTGCTCGCTGCCGTCTCCGACCGCCTCGCGATCGAGGGGGTCACGATCTGTGCGGGGAACGTCGACTTTGACTACGAGGTCGAGAACGCGAAGTACACGCTCGATCTCGCCGGCGTCGCCGATAGCGTCACCGTCTACGAGGGGGCCACCGAACCCCTGCTCGTCGGGCACGACTACGCCGACTACGTCCACGGCGAGGGTGGCCTCGGCGGCGAGCGCTTCCCGGACACCGGGATCTCGTCGGGCGATCGGTACGCCCCAGACTACATCGTCGAGCACGCTCGCGAGCACCCCGGCGAACTGACGCTCGTCTGCATCGCACCGCTGACGAACGTCGCGCTCGCCCTCCAGCGCGAACCCGATCTCGACAGCCTCCTCGACGAGGTCTGGGTGATGGGCGGGAACGCGAACTGTCTCGGGAACGTCACGCCGGCCGCCGAGTACAACTTCTGGGTGGACCCCCACGCCGCGCGGAAGGTCCTCGCCGAACTCGACGTGACGCTGTTCGACTGGGGCGTCACCGTCCGCGACACCGTCTTCGACGGCGACACGCTCGACGAGTTCACCGCCATCGACACCGAGTTCGGGGCCTTTTTCGACGAGATCGCGGCGTCGGTGCGGGCGTTCAACCGCGACTCGTTCGACAGGGACGAGACCACCCAGCCCGACTCCGCGACGATGGCAGCCCTCGTCGAGCCCTCGCTCGTCGAGGAATCGGACACGTACCACGTCGCGGTCGACGACCGAGAGGGTCTCACGCGGGGCTACTCGGCAGTCGACGAGCACCGCGTAACCGACGGCGAGCCACGAACCACCGTCGTGGACTCTTTCGACACCGACCGTTTCGAAGCGATGTTCCGCGCGATGCTCCACGGACGCCCGCCGGAGTCCGGCCTCGACTGACCGCTTCGGGCTCGTTCCCCCTCCCGAACTGAGGGCAACGAGCGAGCGGCCGCTCGTCCACCGTTCGCTCCCGAGTATCGAATCCGGCCGACCGCGGAACGGTGACCCGACCCTCCTCCCCGTCCCGTCCGCCGATTCTGGCCGACGCCACCAGACTGTTAGCCCACTCTAACGAGATCATTTGACCGAAAGCATTATGATCTTTGCAGCGACATCTCAGTACGAGCATGAACGTCAGCCTTCGTCCGAACGGGCGTCCCACCGCCGACTCCGCCCGTCGGCACCGGCGCGCAGGACCTCCCGAGCGATGATCTCACTGCAGCTCGGCCTCCAGGGGGCGATCGACATCTTCCTCGGTTCCGTCCGCGACGGGTTCGTCCAGGTTTCGGCCTTCGTCGCGATCACCGTCCTGCTGTTCGGCTACCTCCAGTACCGGACGGGCGGGCGGATCGTCGCGTTCCTCGAGGCCAACGAGCGCCTCCAGCCGATCGCCGGCGGCCTGCTCGGCCTCACGCCCGGGTGTGGTGGCGCGATCATCGCGATGCCGCTGTACATCCGGGGCACGATCAGCTTCGGGACCGTCGTGGCGACGCTCGGAGCCACCGCGGGGGATTCGGCGTTCGTCATTCTCGCGCTCGCGCCCGAGGCCGCGCTCTACGCCTACGCGTTGGCGTTCGTCTCCGCCGTCCTGTTCGGCTACGCGATCGACTGGTGGGGGCTGGGCGTCGGTCGCGTCGATCGTGCGATCGAGCAGATCAGCCGCCCGATGACCGACGGCGGGTTCGCGACGGCGAGCGTCGCCGACGGCGGCCCGAGCGTCGCCGGCTTCGAGATGGACGACCACGCCGATCACGACCACGGGACGGACTCCTCGGGCGTGCTGTCGACGTTCACTCACGGCGTCCACGTCCTGTGGTGGGTGGTGGCGATCGCGGGCCTGATCGCGGGCGTGATGTATCTGGCTCGCGGTGCGCCCGAAGTCCCCTTCGAGTTCGCGCCCTCCTTTTTCGGGCTGTTCACCGTCGCCGGCCTGACCGGGACGACGCTCTCCTTCTACCTCCACTTCTTCGGTCGCCGGTTCATCGGCGAGGGCGAGGCGGGACGGGTCCGCGAGTCGTACGCCAGCGCGTACGATACGTTCCAGCACGCCGCGATGGAGACCAGCATGGTCACGGTCTGGGTCATCGGTGCCTACCTCGTCTACGAGTACGGCATCGTGTTGCTCTCGGTCGACATCGGCGCGCTCACGGCGGCCGCGGGCGTCCTCGCCCCGATCGCGGGCGCGGCGCTCGGGCTGATCCCCGGCTGTGCGCCACAGATCGTGTTCGCGGGGCTGTACGCCGAGGGCGCGATCCCGTTCTCGGCGCTCGTCGGCAACGCCATCAGCCAGGACGGCGACGCCCTCTTCCCGCTCATGGCGATCGACATGAAGGCCGCGATCATCGCCACCATCTACACCACGATCCCGGCGGTCATCGTCGGCGTGCTCGTCTACTACTTCTGGCCGTTCGCCCAGTTCGGGTTCGGGGTGATCTGATGACGGCCCGATGCCACCGATCCGCTGATGTGCGATCGGCACTAACGGAACGCCAGGGGAGCGACTGAGATGTACGAGCGAATCCTCGTCCCGACGGACGGACGCGAGCACTCCTCCGCCGCCGTTCGGCACGCCGTCGACATCGCCGGGAAGTACGGCGCGACGGTTCACGCGGTCTTCGTCATCGACACCGACACGGGCTGGCTGACGGTCTCGAAGGCCGATGTCCACGATGCGCTCCGGGAAGTCGGTCAGGACGCGAGCGAGCAGGCGCTTCGAGAGGTCGAGACCGCGGCGGCGGACGCCGGCGTCGAACTCGTCACCGACGTTCTGGAGGGGACGCCTGGCGAACGGATCCTCGCGTACGCCGCCGAGAACGACGTCGATCTCGTGGTGATGGGCACCCACGGCCACTCGGGGATCGAACGCCGCCTCCTCGGGAGCGTCACCCAACACGTCGCCGGAGCGGCCCAGGTTCCGGTCATGACGGTGAGCGCCCCTGCCGAGAACGTCACCTGAGACGGCACACTTACTAGCTCGGCGTCGATCCTTTGACAATATCTATTATCGAAACCGGCTACTTTGGCAGTTAGTTTGATAAAAGTCTGGCTCGTAGTGTCGGTAATGGACTCGGGTGAAGCGACCACGAAACTCTCGGTCCCCGACATGAACTGCCCATCGTGTGCGGGGAAGGTCGAGAACGCGCTCGACCGACTCGTCGGCCTCTCGACGTACGAAACCCGGCCGACGACCGGCACGGTGGCGGTCACCTACGACGCGACGGCGGTCGAGGAACACGATATCGTTGCAGCCATCGAGAGCGCCGGCTACGACGTCACTGATGCCGCGGGCGAGGGAACGGCCGGCGACGATGCGACCGACTCGAGCGACAGCATCTGGACGAGTTCGCGCGCGCTCAAAACGTGGATCAGCGGCGGGTTCCTCGCACTGGGGCTCCTCTTCGAGTTCGTCCTGACGGCGCAGAACGCCACGGTTGGGACGGTCTTCGGGAGCGAGTTCTTGGTCGCGGACGTGCTGTTCCTGGTCGCGGTCGCGATCGGGGGGCAGGAAATCCTCCGCAACGGCTACTACTCCGCCCGAAACCTCAATCTCGACATCGACTTCCTGATGTCGGTCGCCATCCTCGGCGCGCTGGTCGCGAGCCTCGCGTTCGGCGAGGCGCTCTACTTCGAGGCCGCCACGCTCGCGGTCCTGTTCAGCGTCGCCGAGCTGCTCGAACGCGCCTCGATGGACCAGGCTCGCGACTCGCTCCAGGAACTCATGGATCTCTCGCCGAACGAGGCGACCGTCAAACGCGAGGGCGGCGAAGACGGTGAGGGAGGCGAGAAGACGGTGCCGGTCGAGGCGGTGTCGGTCGGCGATATCGTGGTGGTGCGGCCGGGCGAGAAGATCCCGATGGACGGCGACGTGATCGACGGCGAGAGCGCGGTCAACCAGGCCCCGATCACCGGCGAGAGCGTCCCGGTGGACAAGACGGCCGGCGACGAGGTCTATGCAGGAACGATCAACGAGGAGGGGTACCTCGAGATTCGAGTCACGTCGAAAGCCGAGGACAACACCCTCTCGCGCATCGTCGAGATGGTCGAGGACGCCCAGTCGAACAGGACCGAGCGCGAGCAGTTCGTCGAACGCTTCTCGGCGTGGTACACGCCCGTGGTCGTCGCCTTTGCCGTCCTCGTCACGCTCGGGAGCCCGTTCGTCCTCGGAACCGCGTGGTCGACCGCCGTCGTCTACGGATTGACGCTCCTCGTCCTCGCGTGTCCGTGCGCGTTCGTGATCTCGACGCCCGTCTCGGTCGTGTCGGGGATCACGAGCGCGGCCGACAACGGCGTGCTGATCAAGGGCGGCAACCACCTCGAAGCGATGGGGTCGGTCGACGTCGTGGCGTTCGACAAGACCGGGACGCTCACGAAGGGCGAACTCACCGTGACCGACGTCGTCCCGCTCCACGGGAACTCGGAGGAGGACGTCCTCCGGTGCGCTCGCGGTCTCGAAGCGCGCAGCGAGCACCCGATCGGCGAGGCGATCGTCGCCGAAGCCGGGAGCACGGGCGTCCCCGAGCGCGAGATCGACGAGTTCGAGGCCATCACGGGCAAGGGCGTGCGGGCCGAACTCGACGGCACCCAGCACTTCGCCGGGAAACCAGGCCTGTTCGACGACCTCGGCTTCGACCTCTCGCACGTCCACGCCACGACGGATGGGGGTGTGGTCACGCGGACCGCTCAGCGACTCTGCGACCGGAACAACTGCCTCGACCTGCTGGAGGGCACGGTACCGGACCTCCAGGCCGAAGGGAAAACCGTCGTGCTCGTCGGAACTGAAGAGGAGATCGAGGGCGTCGTCGCCGTCGCGGACGAGGTGCGCCCCGCGGCGAGGGAGACGGTCGCCCGGCTGAAGGAGCTCGGCGTCGAGCGCACGGTGATGCTCACGGGCGACAACGACCGCACCGCGCGCGCGATCGCCGACGAAGTTGGGGTCGACGAGCACCGGGCGGAGCTCCTCCCCGACGAGAAAGTCGCGGCGGTCGAGGACCTGATCGAGGAGTCCGGCGCGGTGGCGATGGTCGGGGACGGCATCAACGACGCGCCGGCGCTCGCGACGGCGACGGTGGGCCTCGCAATGGGGGCCGCCGGCACCGACACGGCGCTCGAAACCGCCGACATCGCGCTGATGGGCGACGACCTCGCGAAACTCCCCTACCTCTACGAGCTCGCGGGCGACGCCAACGGCGTCATCCGGCAGAACGTCTGGGCGAGCCTCGCGGTGAAGGCCGGCCTCGCGATCGCGGTCCCGTTCGGCTACGTCCCGATCTGGCTCGCGGTGCTCGCGGGCGACGCCGGCATGACCATCGGCGTGACCGGCAACGCGATGCGCCTCGCCCGGATCGAACCCGACCGATGAGGGTCGCTCGCGGAGCGCCCGACGGAACACACGAACCGTGCGGGGCGGGAGAGGGCAACATCTAAGCGCTAGACGCCACTAACGGTGGTATGTCGAGCGCGAAGGCCGAGGACTACATCAAGGCGGTCTACCAGCTCGGCGACGGCGACGAGCCGGTCGCGCCCTCGACGATCGCCGAGGCGCTCGGCGTGACGACGCCGACCGTCACCGCGACGATGAAGCGCCTCGCCGACCAGGGCCTCGTCGAGCGCGAGGAGTACAAGGGCTCACATCTGACCGAGGATGGGGAACTCCTCGCGGTCGAGACGATCCGGCATCACCGCCTGCTCGAACTGTTCCTCACCGAGCAGCTGAACTACGACTGGTCCGAGGTCCACGACGAGGCCGACCGGCTCGAACACCACATCAGCGAGAAGCTCGAAACCGAGCTCGCCGCCGCGCTCGACGAGCCGACGGTCGACCCGCACGGCTCGCCGATCCCGACCGCCGATCTCGCCACGCCCGAGGGCGACCACACCCCGCTCTGTGAGTACGACGAGGGCGAGGTCGTGATCGTCGCCGAGGTGGCCGACCGCGACGCCGCCGTCCTGGAGTACCTCGCCGACGCCGGCATCACGCCGGGCACGCGGGTCGAGATCACCGAGATCGCCCCCTTCGGGATGGTCACCGTCGTTACGGACGAGAACGAAGAGACGATCTCGCTGCCCGAGGACACCGCGGCGACCGTCCGCGTCCGGGAGGCGTCACCCGACCAGCCCGACAACGGTGACGTTCTCGTCGGCTGACCCGGTTCGATCGTGACTCCGTCGTGTTTCAGTCCCGATAGTCGTAGAACCCGCGCCCCGTCTTCTTCCCGAGATCGCCCGCCTCGACCTTTCGCTTCAGGAGGTACGCCGGCGTATAGCGATCGCCCAGTTCGTCGTGGAGCGTCTCGGTGGCGTCGAGACAGATGTCGAGACCGATATGATCGGCGAGTTCGAGGGGGCCCATCGGCACGTTCGTCCCGAGCTTCATCCCGCGGTCGATGTCCTCCTTCGTCGCGACACCCTCGTCGAGCGTTCGAACGCCCTCGTTGATCCACGGCATCAGGATGCGATTCGAGACGAAGCCCGGCTTGTCGTCCGACTCCCAGGTCTCCTTGCCCAGCTCTTCGGCGAACTCGTGGGCGAGCGCGGTCGTTTTCTCCCCTGTGCGCTCGCCGACGACGACCTCGACGCCGTCCATCACCGGCACGGGGTTCATGAAGTGGACGCCGACGACGAGCTCCGCCCGCTCAGTTGCGCTCGCGATCGACGTGACCGAGAGCGTGCTGGTGTTGGTCGCGAGCACCACGTCGTCGGGCATCGTGTCGTCGAGATCGGCGAAGATCTCCTGCTTGATTGCCATCTCCTCGACTGCGGCCTCGACCACGAGATCACAGTCCGTGAGATCGTCGAGGTCCGTGGTCCCGGTGATCCGCTCGCGGGTCGCCGCCGCCTCGTCGTCGGCCAGCTTCTCGCTCTCGACGAGCCGCTCTAAGCTATCTCCGATCGCGTCGAACCCCCGTTCGACGAACGCCTCCTCGATGTCCCGCATCACCACGTCGTACCCGGCGGTGGCGGCGACCTGGGCGATGCCGTTGCCCATCGTTCCCGCGCCCACGACACCCACCCGCTCGATCGAGTCGAGTTCGCGCATACCCCCGCTCCGGGCGGCCCGCTCGTAAGCCTGCTGGAGCGTTGCTCGTTCTCCCCGTTGAGGGCGGACAAACAGCGGAAACTCTCATCACCCGAAAAAGTATGGAACGCACGGTTAGATGCCCGCCTCTACAGTCGACGGAACCGGAGCGAAACAGTAAATCCTCCGCTCAAGCGAAAGTACGGTGCGCTCGTGAGGTCACACCGTTGGTGGAATCAGTTCCACGGACTCACCCTTGCGTGTCTTGTCTACAATCTCAACCGGATCCTCTAACGACGGTAGTGAGAAAGATTATGTACTTCGACAGGAGTTGGACAATATGTTCGAAGATATACGGGCAAACTTTCTTTTCAGTCTTCGTAGAGCGGTGTTCGGATATTCCCTCGCGTTGCTCGTATCTCTCAGTGATATGTGGCTCATTCATGCTTTGGGAATCAGTACACCCGACGATCTCTTGACTCAGACACTTGTTCACGGAACTGGTTTGTACCTCGGCTTCACTCTCATGGCCCTATTTAATAGGCCAGCTGAAATCCCCAACTAAGCAGTACGCGCGTAGTGGACGGTCGTTTCGCAAGATCAAGTGTCCAAGGAAGAGGGGATTCAATAGAGCGGACAAACAGCGAAACGGTGCGGGCTACGCGGCGTGGAGCCGGTCGAGCGCCTCGACCATCGCCTCGACGCTCGCCCGGGTGATGTCGGCGTCGCTCGCGGCGACCGACACGGTTCGCCCATCGCGGCTCATCTCGACTTCGACCGTGACGACTGCGTCGGTGCCGCCCGTAATGGCGTCGACGTGATACGAGTCGAGCGTCGCATCGCTGCCGGTCCCGAGTGCCTCGCGGACGGCTCCCACCGCGGCGTCGACCGGGCCGCTGCCGGTGCCGCTCGCGGTGCGCTCCTCGCCGTTGATCCTGAGTCTGACGCTCGCGGTCGGCGTCCCGCTGCCGCTCGCGGCGGTGAGATCGAGGAGTTCGACCCGGCGCTCGCGCTCGCGGCCCTGTACTGTTTCGGCGATCGCGAGCACGTCGGCGTCGGTCACGCGCTTGCCCTCGCCGAGATCGGTGACCCGATCGGTGATCTCCGCGAGTTCGTCGTCGGTCACCTGCACATCGTGTTCTTCGAGCGCCGCTGCGACGCCCGCCCGGCCGGCGTGCTTGCCGAGCACGAGTCGTCGCTCGCGACCCACCATTTCCGGCGG includes these proteins:
- a CDS encoding carotenoid oxygenase family protein gives rise to the protein MDTGDGQSALLALDDQSFEERARAIVPHSIPFGFHGGYFEGFEG
- a CDS encoding nucleoside hydrolase is translated as MTDRTRRVIIDTDTAGDDTQALLLAAVSDRLAIEGVTICAGNVDFDYEVENAKYTLDLAGVADSVTVYEGATEPLLVGHDYADYVHGEGGLGGERFPDTGISSGDRYAPDYIVEHAREHPGELTLVCIAPLTNVALALQREPDLDSLLDEVWVMGGNANCLGNVTPAAEYNFWVDPHAARKVLAELDVTLFDWGVTVRDTVFDGDTLDEFTAIDTEFGAFFDEIAASVRAFNRDSFDRDETTQPDSATMAALVEPSLVEESDTYHVAVDDREGLTRGYSAVDEHRVTDGEPRTTVVDSFDTDRFEAMFRAMLHGRPPESGLD
- a CDS encoding putative manganese transporter is translated as MISLQLGLQGAIDIFLGSVRDGFVQVSAFVAITVLLFGYLQYRTGGRIVAFLEANERLQPIAGGLLGLTPGCGGAIIAMPLYIRGTISFGTVVATLGATAGDSAFVILALAPEAALYAYALAFVSAVLFGYAIDWWGLGVGRVDRAIEQISRPMTDGGFATASVADGGPSVAGFEMDDHADHDHGTDSSGVLSTFTHGVHVLWWVVAIAGLIAGVMYLARGAPEVPFEFAPSFFGLFTVAGLTGTTLSFYLHFFGRRFIGEGEAGRVRESYASAYDTFQHAAMETSMVTVWVIGAYLVYEYGIVLLSVDIGALTAAAGVLAPIAGAALGLIPGCAPQIVFAGLYAEGAIPFSALVGNAISQDGDALFPLMAIDMKAAIIATIYTTIPAVIVGVLVYYFWPFAQFGFGVI
- a CDS encoding universal stress protein — encoded protein: MYERILVPTDGREHSSAAVRHAVDIAGKYGATVHAVFVIDTDTGWLTVSKADVHDALREVGQDASEQALREVETAAADAGVELVTDVLEGTPGERILAYAAENDVDLVVMGTHGHSGIERRLLGSVTQHVAGAAQVPVMTVSAPAENVT
- a CDS encoding heavy metal translocating P-type ATPase, with translation MDSGEATTKLSVPDMNCPSCAGKVENALDRLVGLSTYETRPTTGTVAVTYDATAVEEHDIVAAIESAGYDVTDAAGEGTAGDDATDSSDSIWTSSRALKTWISGGFLALGLLFEFVLTAQNATVGTVFGSEFLVADVLFLVAVAIGGQEILRNGYYSARNLNLDIDFLMSVAILGALVASLAFGEALYFEAATLAVLFSVAELLERASMDQARDSLQELMDLSPNEATVKREGGEDGEGGEKTVPVEAVSVGDIVVVRPGEKIPMDGDVIDGESAVNQAPITGESVPVDKTAGDEVYAGTINEEGYLEIRVTSKAEDNTLSRIVEMVEDAQSNRTEREQFVERFSAWYTPVVVAFAVLVTLGSPFVLGTAWSTAVVYGLTLLVLACPCAFVISTPVSVVSGITSAADNGVLIKGGNHLEAMGSVDVVAFDKTGTLTKGELTVTDVVPLHGNSEEDVLRCARGLEARSEHPIGEAIVAEAGSTGVPEREIDEFEAITGKGVRAELDGTQHFAGKPGLFDDLGFDLSHVHATTDGGVVTRTAQRLCDRNNCLDLLEGTVPDLQAEGKTVVLVGTEEEIEGVVAVADEVRPAARETVARLKELGVERTVMLTGDNDRTARAIADEVGVDEHRAELLPDEKVAAVEDLIEESGAVAMVGDGINDAPALATATVGLAMGAAGTDTALETADIALMGDDLAKLPYLYELAGDANGVIRQNVWASLAVKAGLAIAVPFGYVPIWLAVLAGDAGMTIGVTGNAMRLARIEPDR
- a CDS encoding metal-dependent transcriptional regulator; translation: MSSAKAEDYIKAVYQLGDGDEPVAPSTIAEALGVTTPTVTATMKRLADQGLVEREEYKGSHLTEDGELLAVETIRHHRLLELFLTEQLNYDWSEVHDEADRLEHHISEKLETELAAALDEPTVDPHGSPIPTADLATPEGDHTPLCEYDEGEVVIVAEVADRDAAVLEYLADAGITPGTRVEITEIAPFGMVTVVTDENEETISLPEDTAATVRVREASPDQPDNGDVLVG
- a CDS encoding 3-hydroxyacyl-CoA dehydrogenase family protein, whose translation is MRELDSIERVGVVGAGTMGNGIAQVAATAGYDVVMRDIEEAFVERGFDAIGDSLERLVESEKLADDEAAATRERITGTTDLDDLTDCDLVVEAAVEEMAIKQEIFADLDDTMPDDVVLATNTSTLSVTSIASATERAELVVGVHFMNPVPVMDGVEVVVGERTGEKTTALAHEFAEELGKETWESDDKPGFVSNRILMPWINEGVRTLDEGVATKEDIDRGMKLGTNVPMGPLELADHIGLDICLDATETLHDELGDRYTPAYLLKRKVEAGDLGKKTGRGFYDYRD